In Rissa tridactyla isolate bRisTri1 chromosome 23, bRisTri1.patW.cur.20221130, whole genome shotgun sequence, the following are encoded in one genomic region:
- the LOC128901186 gene encoding Fc receptor-like protein 4 has protein sequence MAAMQRAGGPASTRQSHRMAGTTALLLWAQAFGLAGAHLSQLTSDPPWTPVFSNEWVTLTCRGSGAPNVTRWSLNGQLWVTGSDRIHVSRDHRGTHRCHGPGAEPSPPVTLSFSNDWLVLQAPAQALLEGDELRLRCRAWDDAKIRRVQFFHEQEALGGGTGGGELLLSPLQPHHRGRYRCQAKVHYYLGWHDEKSAPVTVAVQELFSVPELRLEGPAELPEGDPLALGCHSTPNPLRPPTHLQHLFYRDGVVVGGPQASPQLRLPAAELAHSGSYSCEVRTEKGSVRKRSAPLALVMRRVPVSGVTLTAQPPTGQVAEGDWLVLLCSVATGTGPLSFSWHRQGSPAPLATGPRYELRPAQQRDSGHYHCTATNGDSAANSSSLGVTVLVPVAGVTIAMARKEPRVAAGEPLNLSCSVRAGTEPVAFTWLRDGRELGRGPVLALGPVGPAHAGTYKCLATNRLGSQRVFQALSPALALAVTQPGWGQRQQGTAVAAGLGASLLLLLLLLGAAVGWQLRRRAAARKSRGRDPTPPPEPQGRPPEPPAPPEAGEVLYAQVVVTGDGATIPGGGAL, from the exons aTGGCTGCTATGCAAAGGGCAGGTGGCCCCGCCAGCACAcgacagagtcacagaatggccGGGACCACGGCGCTGCTCCTCTGGG cccaaGCCTTCGGCCTCGCCG GAGCCCATCTCAGCCAGCTCACATCGGACCCTCCCTGGACGCCGGTGTTCTCGAATGAGTGGGTGACACTGACCTGCCGGGGCTCCGGAGCGCCCAATGTCACCCGCTGGTCCCTCAACGGGCAGCTCTGGGTGACGGGAAGCGACCGCATCCACGTCTCCCGAGACCACCGCGGGACCCACCGGTGCCACGGCCCCGGCGCCGAGCCCAGCCCCCCCGTCACCCTGAGCTTCTCAAATG ACTGGCTGGTGCTGCAGGCGCCGGCGCAGGCGCTGCTGGAAGGGGACGAGCTGCGGCTGCGCTGCCGGGCCTGGGACGACGCCAAGATCCGACGGGTCCAGTTCTTCCATGagcaggaggcgctgggagggggcaccggggggggcgAACTGCTCCTGTCCCCCCTGCAGCCGCACCACCGCGGGCGCTACCGCTGCCAGGCCAAGGTCCACTACTACTTGGGGTGGCACGACGAGAAATCGGCACCGGTGACGGTGGCGGTGCAAG AGCTCTTTTCCGTGCCGGAGCTGCGCCTGGAGGGCCCGGCCGAGCTCCCCGAGGGAGACCCCCTGGCCCTGGGGTGTCACAGCACCCCCAACCCCCTGCGGCCCCCCACCCACCTCCAGCACCTCTTCTACCgggacggggtggtggtggggggaccCCAGGCCTCCCCCCAACTCCGGCTGCCGGCCGCCGAGCTGGCGCATTCCGGCAGCTACTCCTGCGAGGTGCGGACGGAGAAGGGCAGCGTGCGGAAACGCAGCGCCCCGCTCGCCCTCGTCATGCGCA GGGTCCCGGTCTCGGGGGTGACCCTGACAGCGCAGCCCCCCACGGGGCAAGTGGCCGAGGGCGACTGGCTGGTGCTGCTCTGCTCGGTGGCCACCGGGACGGGgcccctctccttctcctggcaCCGGCAGGGCTCGCCCGCGCCGCTGGCCACTGGCCCCCGCTACGAGCTCCGGCCCGCCCAGCAGCGGGACAGTGGCCACTACCACTGCACGGCCACCAACGGCGACTCCGCGGCCAACAGCTCCTCGCTGGGGGTCACCGTCCTGG TGCCGGTGGCCGGTGTCACCATCGCGATGGCGAGGAAGGAGCCCCGGGTGGCGGCGGGCGAGCCCCTCAACCTGAGCTGCTCGGTGCGGGCGGGCACGGAGCCGGTGGCCTTCACCTGGCTGCGGGACGGGCGGGAGCTGGGCCGGGGACCCGTCCTGGCCTTGGGGCCCGTGGGGCCGGCTCACGCCGGGACCTACAAGTGCTTGGCCACCAACCGCCTGGGCTCCCAGCGCGTCTTCCAGGCGCTCAGCCCCGCGCTGGCCCTGGCGGTGACGCAACCCGGCTGGGGACAACGGCAGCAGGGCACAG ccgtGGCCGCGGGGCTCGgcgcatccctcctgctgctgctgctgctgctgggggccgCCGTGGGCTGGCAACTCCGGCGCCGCGCAG CCGCCAGGAAGAGCCGGGGCAG GGACCCCACGCCCCCCCCGGAGCCGCAGGGTCGCCCACcggagccccccgccccccccgaggCCGGGGAGGTGCTGTACGCCCAGGTGGTGGTCACCGGGG ATGGTGCCAccatccccggggggggggccctgTGA
- the FCER1G gene encoding high affinity immunoglobulin epsilon receptor subunit gamma isoform X1 has translation MATRLLLVTTLLLLRTPAAEALMEPELCYVLDAILFLYGLIITILYCRLKFLTHRESQQGAGKEQKEEAIYTGLSSEGQETYETLQMKSS, from the exons ATGGCCACCCGCCTGCTGCTCGTcaccaccctgctgctgctgcggacCCCGGCGGCAG AGGCCCTGATGGAGCCGGAGCTCTGCTACGTCCTGGACGCCATCCTCTTCCTctacggcctcatcatcaccatcCTCTATTGCCGCCTCAAG TTCCTGACTCACCGAGAGTCGCAGCAAGGAGCCGGCAAGGAg cagaaggaagaagccATTTACACC GGGCTCAGCAGCGAGGGCCAGGAGACGTACGAGACCCTCCAGATGAAAAGCTCCTGA
- the FCER1G gene encoding high affinity immunoglobulin epsilon receptor subunit gamma isoform X2: MATRLLLVTTLLLLRTPAAEALMEPELCYVLDAILFLYGLIITILYCRLKFLTHRESQQGAGKEKEEAIYTGLSSEGQETYETLQMKSS, encoded by the exons ATGGCCACCCGCCTGCTGCTCGTcaccaccctgctgctgctgcggacCCCGGCGGCAG AGGCCCTGATGGAGCCGGAGCTCTGCTACGTCCTGGACGCCATCCTCTTCCTctacggcctcatcatcaccatcCTCTATTGCCGCCTCAAG TTCCTGACTCACCGAGAGTCGCAGCAAGGAGCCGGCAAGGAg aaggaagaagccATTTACACC GGGCTCAGCAGCGAGGGCCAGGAGACGTACGAGACCCTCCAGATGAAAAGCTCCTGA
- the LOC128901108 gene encoding NADH dehydrogenase [ubiquinone] iron-sulfur protein 2, mitochondrial: MAALRALGRLRAPSGLRAAAARLGPAPARSAQQWQPDVEWAQQFAGAVMYPSKETEKWVPPPWNDKDPLAHKKVSSLTINFGPQHPAAHGVLRLVMELSGETVKKCDPHVGLLHRGTEKLIEYKTYLQALPYFDRLDYVSMMCNEQAYSLAVEKLLNIRPPLRAQWIRVLFAEITRLLNHIMAVTTHALDIGAMTPFFWMFEEREKMFEFYERVSGARMHAAYIRPGGVHQDLPLGLMDDIYEFVKNFSLRIDEVEEMLTNNRIWKNRTVDIGVITAEEALNYGFSGVMLRGSGIHWDLRKTQPYDVYDQVEFDVPIGSRGDCYDRYLCRVEEMRQSLRIILQCLNKMPEGEIKVDDAKISPPKRAEMKTSMESLIHHFKLYTEGYQVPPGATYTAIEAPKGEFGVYLVSDGSSRPYRCKIKAPGFAHLAGLDRMAQGHMLADVVAIIGTQDIVFGEVDR; this comes from the exons ATGGCGGCGCTGCGGGCGCTGGGGCGGCTGCGGGCACCTtcggggctgcgggcggcggcggcgcggctgggCCCTGCCCCGGCCCG GTCGGCTCAGCAATGGCAGCCCGATGTGGAATGGGCCCAGCAGTTCGCCGGCGCCGTCATGTACCCGAGCAAGGAGACGGAGAAGTGGGTGCCGCCGCCCTGGAACG ACAAGGACCCTCTGGCTCACAAGAAGGTCTCCAGCTTGACCATAAACTTTGGGCCCCAGCACCCGGCTGCCCACGGGGTGTTGCGGCTGGTGATGGAGCTGAGCGGGGAGACGGTGAAGAAGTGCGACCCCCACGTCGGCCTCCTGCACCGCGGCACCGAGAAGCTCATTGAGTACAAGACCTACCTGCAG gcgCTGCCCTACTTCGACCGTCTCGACTACGTCTCCATGATGTGCAACGAGCAGGCGTATTCCCTGGCCGTGGAGAAGCTCCTCAACATCCGCCCGCCTCTGCGAGCGCAGTGGATCCGAG TCCTTTTCGCGGAGATAACCCGGCTGCTCAACCACATCATGGCCGTGACCACTCACGCGCTGGACATCGGGGCCATGACCCCCTTCTTCTGGATGtttgaggagagggagaag ATGTTCGAGTTCTACGAGCGGGTCTCGGGGGCGCGGATGCACGCCGCCTACATCCGTCCCGGTGGGGTGCACCAG GACCTGCCCCTGGGGCTGATGGACGACATCTACGAGTTCgtgaagaatttttccttgcGGATAGACGAGGTGGAGGAG ATGCTCACGAACAACCGCATCTGGAAGAACCGCACGGTCGACATCGGGGTGATCACGGCGGAGGAGGCTCTCAACTACGGCTTCAG CGGGGTGATGCTCCGGGGCTCGGGGATCCACTGGGATCTGCGCAAGACCCAGCCCTACGACGTCTACGACCAGGTGGAGTTCGACGTCCCCATCGGCTCCCGGGGCGACTGCTACGACAG GTACCTGTGCCGCGTGGAAGAGATGCGGCAGTCGCTGCGTATCATCCTCCAGTGCCTCAACAAGATGCCTGAGGGGGAGATCAAAGTGGACGATGCCAAAATCTCCCCTCCGAAGCGGGCGGAGATGAAG ACCTCCATGGAGTCCCTGATCCATCACTTCAAGCTCTACACGGAGGGCTACCAGGTGCCCCCCGGAGCCACCTACACGGCCATCGAGGCCCCCAAG GGCGAATTCGGGGTTTACCTCGTCTCGGACGGCAGCAGCCGGCCCTACCGCTGCAAGATCAAGGCTCCTGGATTCGCCCACCTG GCCGGGCTGGATCGCATGGCGCAGGGCCACATGCTGGCCGACGTGGTGGCCATCATCG gcacgCAGGACATCGTCTTTGGGGAAGTGGATCGGTGA
- the LOC128900967 gene encoding A disintegrin and metalloproteinase with thrombospondin motifs 4-like has protein sequence MRRALLALLVAAVASVAAAPGPACPVTAPEGTGTRARVGPAPRRAKRFVSVPRYVETLVVADESMARFHGAGLRRYLLTVLATAARSFRHGSLGNPVELRVTRLVVLGQDTPGPPVTSNAAQMLRDFCQWQKGLNVPDEDSPLHFDTAIFFTRQDLCGAATCDTLGMADVGTVCDPERSCAIVEDDGLQSAFTAAHELGHVFNMLHDNSQPCRELNSRSGATRRVMAPVLSSLEPGEMWSPCSTRFITDFLDNGHGHCLLDQPPEWLRLPSELPGSIYPVLRQCQLAFGPDSRHCGDLQPPCAALWCTGHVGGRPVCQTKHFPWADGTPCAPGRACMDGLCVGTGRMQELTTPVDGNWGPWGPWGGCSRTCGGGVQLSHRDCAAPAPRHGGRYCQGKRTRFQSCNVEECPGSTPLAFREEQCAAYNHRPDLVKGLPAPQDWVPRYSGVPERDQCKLTCQSQTLGYYHVLQPRVADGTPCSPESSGVCVQGRCVPAGCDRVIGSKKKFDKCMTCGGDGSGCTKVYGSFTKPRYGYNDVVTIPAGATHLLVRQMSAAGGEDVFLALRRPSGGSLLNGGFVLVPSPTDVVLAGGATLRYSGATAATETLAGRGPLREPLVLQALVVDERRPPRLKYSFFVPRARRRPTTAWEKQKAEILEILRNRRRDK, from the exons ATGCGCCGCGCTCTCCTGGCGCTCCTGGTCGCCGCTGTCGCCTCTGTcgccgctgcccccggccccgcgtGTCCCGTCACGGCACCGGAGGGAACCGGGACACGGGCCCGCGTGGGGCCGGCCCCGAGGAGAGCCAAG CGCTTCGTCTCGGTGCCGCGGTATGTGGAGACGCTGGTGGTGGCGGACGAGTCGATGGCCCGGTTCCAcggcgcggggctgcggcggtACCTGCTGACGGTGCTGGCAACGGCCGCCCGCTCCTTCCGCCACGGCAGCCTGGGCAACCCGGTGGAGCTGCGGGTGAcgcggctggtggtgctgggccAGGACACCCCCGGGCCCCCCGTCACCTCCAACGCTGCCCAGATGCTCCGCGACTTCTGCCAGTGGCAAAAAGGGCTCAACGTCCCCGACGAGGACAGTCCCCTCCACTTCGACACCGCCATCTTCTTCACCCggcag GACCTGTGCGGGGCGGCCACCTGCGACACGCTGGGCATGGCCGACGTGGGCACCGTCTGCGACCCCGAGCGGAGCTGCGCCATCGTGGAGGACGACGGGCTGCAGTCGGCTTTCACGGCCGCCCACGAGCTGG GCCACGTCTTCAACATGCTGCACGACaactcccagccctgccgggaGCTGAACAGCCGCTCCGGAGCCACCCGCCGCGTCATGGCTCCCGTCCTCTCCTCCCTGGAGCCCGGCGAGATGTGGTCCCCGTGCAGCACCCGCTTCATCACCGACTTCTTGGACAACGGCCACG GTCACTGCCTCCTGGACCAGCCTCCGGAGTGGCTGCGGTTGCCCTCGGAGCTGCCGGGCAGCATCTACCCGGTGCTGCGGCAATGCCAGCTCGCCTTCGGGCCCGACTCGCGGCACTGCGGCGACCTGCAGCCGCCCTGCGCCGCGCTCTGGTGCACCGGCCACGTCGGCGGCCGCCCCGTCTGTCAGACGAAGCATTTCCCCTGGGCCGACGGCACGCCGTGCGCGCCCGGCAGGGCCTGCATGGACGGGCTCTGCGTCGGCACCGGTCGCATGCAGGAACTCACC ACACCTGTGGATGGCAACTGGGGGCCGTGGGGGCCGTGGGGCGGCTGCTCGCGGACCTGCGGCGGCGGCGTCCAACTCTCCCACCGCGACTGCGCCGCGCCGGCGCCGCGCCACGGCGGCCGCTACTGCCAGGGCAAACGCACCCGCTTCCAGTCCTGCAACGTGGAGGAGTGTCCCGGGAGCACCC CGCTCGCCTTCCGGGAGGAGCAATGTGCCGCCTACAACCATCGCCCCGACCTCGTCAAGGGGCTCCCGGCCCCCCAAGACTGGGTGCCACGCTACAGCGGCGTCCCTGAGCGCGACCAGTGCAAGCTGACTTGCCAGTCCCAGACCCTGGGCTACTACCACGTGCTGCAGCCGAGG GTGGCCGACGGGACGCCCTGCTCCCCCGAGAGCAGCGGGGTGTGCGTGCAGGGCCGCTGCGTCCCCGCCGGCTGCGACCGCGTCATCGGCTCCAAGAAGAAGTTCGATAAGTGCATGACGTGCGGCGGCGACGGCTCCGGCTGCACCAAAGTCTACGGCTCCTTCACCAAACCCCG CTACGGCTACAACGACGTGGTGACCATCCCGGCGGGGGCCACGCACCTCCTGGTCCGGCAGATGTCGGCGGCCGGCGGCGAGGACGTTTTCCTGGCGCTGCGGCGGCCATCGGGCGGTTCCCTGCTCAACGGCGGCTTCGTCCTGGTGCCCTCCCCTACCGACGTGGTGCTGGCCGGCGGCGCGACCCTGCGCTACAGCGGGGCAACGGCGGCCACCGAGACGCTGGCCGGCCGGGGGCCGCTGCGGGAGCCCCTGGTGCTGCAGGCGCTGGTGGTGGACGAGCGGCGCCCGCCGcgtttgaaatacagctttttcgTGCCCCGGGCGCGGAGGCGGCCGACGACGGCCTGGGAGAAGCAAAAAGCCGAGATCCTGGAGATCCTCAGGAACCGCCGGCGCGACAAGTag